TTCGCTCAACCGGCGCGGGCGGCCAGCATGTAAACGTCACCGACTCGGCCGTGCGGATTACGCATATCCCGACCGGTGTTGTTGCCCAGTGCCAGAACGAGCGCTCGCAAACAAAGAATAAAGAGACGGCTTTACTGATTTTAAAAGCCCGGCTGTATGAACGCATACAGGATGAAAAGGCGCGGGAGGAAACCGAGCGCTATAAGGCTAAGAGAGACATCGCGTTCGGCAGCCAGATTCGCTCGTACGTGTTGCATCCGTACCAGCTTGCAAAGGATCACCGAACCGGTCTCGAGAAGGGCGATGTGCAGGCGGTACTTGATGGAGAGATCGATGATTTTATCATCGAGTATCACCGCCAAAGGGTGCTCAAAGCAGCCGGCGGGCAAGGGTAGTTATGAACACGATTGCGTATACAATAGAAGCCGATCTACACGTCCATACGGTCGCCAGCGGGCACGCATACAGCACGGTCGATGAAATCACCCGTGAGGCGGCGAAACGCGGCTTAAAAATGGTTGCAATTACCGACCACGGCCCGTGTTTGCCCGGTGGAGCGCACCGCTATCATTTCTGGAATTTGCGAATCATGCCGCCCGAGCTTCACGGCGTTCGCATTTTGCGGGGAATCGAGGCTAATATCATTAACGAGGCAGGGGAGATCGACCTGCCATTAGATTATCTCGAACATCTTGATATAGTACTCGCCGGTTTTCACCCGAGCTGCGGCTATGAAAGCACTACCGCCAAAAAAAATACCGAGACGCTGATCCGAGCGATTCAAAACCCGGTGATAGATGCCATCGTTCATCCCGGTAACATGAAGTTTCCCATCAAGCCGGAGCCCGTGGTCGAAGTGGCCGCGCAAGCCGGCATGGCGCTCGAGCTTAACAATAGTTCGTTTTTGCCTGCAAGCAGCAGGGAGTTTGCCTACGAGACCGATGAAGCAATCGCTCGTTTTGCCAAAGAGCAAGCCGTGCCTATAATATTAAGTAGCGACGCCCATATTTATACTCAGGTCGGCGACGTCATGTATGCTGCCGCCTTAGCATTTGATGTGGGTTTGCCAGCCGAACAGATACTAAACACATCCGTTGAAGCCGTCCTGGATTATCTTGCAAAACGGCATACGCGACACTAGGAGCTGGGCATGAGAAAGGTACCGACAATCGCTATTCTTATACCGATCATCGTAATTCTCGGATTCTTGTTCGTTATCGTCGTGCCCGCTCTTACCAACAGCGTTATACAATCCGCAGTCGTCGATACTATCAGGCATGATTATGGCGTAAAAGACAACGCCTATGTCAGAATCGATTCAAGTATGTTAAAGCTCGTGCGCGGCTCCATTGACGAGGTCTATATCGAATGCCCGCATTGCGGGTTTGACGGTATTACGCCGAAGAGCCTGGTTGTTATCTTGCATGATGTTAAGTTCGATGTCGCGGGTACCATTTTGAATAAGAAAGGCTCTAAACTAAAGAGCATCCGCGAAGCGGATGCGCGGATCGTTTTCGACCAGGCCGGGATTAATCGTTATGTAGCAGAGAAGTATCCCGATCTTAAAGGGTGGCCGCTACGGCTTTACCCGAACCTGATTACAGCGATGGCAAAAGTCGAAATGCTGGGGAAGGTCCAAGTTAGCTTTGTTCCGAGGATTACCGGCGACCGGCTTGTCCTGGAACCGCAGGACGCAAAGTTTGACGATACTAGCACGCCCTCGAATGATGTGGTGAAAGAGCTGAGGAAAATCGGAGAGGTCGCCGCCCGGAATTGGGTTCACGAAATACCGATCGGGCTGCCGGTGAGTAACTTACCATTCGGTATGAAAGTGACGAAAGTGCTTGTCGAACGGGGGCAGCTCGTGGTATCAGCTGGAAAATAGGTCATATTGTGAGGTATAGTAAATAAATAGAAGACCATGTACTAATTGCATGTAATCCGGGGGTCCCAAAAGCGGGGCCCCTAACTTTGTATATCTTTGTATGAAAATATCAACGGGGGTGGTTTTGATGGGGTAAAGACGAGGTTTCTCACATTTGCGCGAGCTGCCCGCAGGAATCCTGCGCTGCCGTTGCGCAAGGCTGCGGGATTAGTGAAGCCCTCGGTCGGACGAATCCTATACGAGTATTTCGGCATAACGGTCGGCATACTGATAACGGCAATCGCCCTGGACGTGTTTTTAATTCCAAACAGGTTGGCTGCCGGCGGTGTCAGTGGTTTTGCGACCGTTTTACATTATAGATTCGGTTTTGGTATAGGCATTACGATGGCCATCATCAACGTTTTACTCTTTGCGATCGGAACCGGACTTAACGGCTGGAAGTATGGCATGAAGACGATATACGGAGCGTTCGGTCTCTCGTTTGCCGTTGATGCGATTATGCCGCTCGTGCGGGCGTTCGTGGTGACGGGTGACCCGATTATCACAACGCTCTATGGTGGAATTTTGTCAGGCATCGGCATGGGGCTCGTATTTAAGAACGGTGGCAATACCGGTGGTACCGATATTGTGGCGCAGATTTTGCAGCGTTACAGCAATCTGGGCCTAGGACAGCTCTTTTTACTTGCCGACGGTTTTGTTATGCTAACAGCAGCTGCAGTCTTCGGCTTGAAGCTCGCGCTGTACGGTATGATCGCGGTTATCGTAATGGGCCGTGTTATCGACTACATACAAGAGGGCTTGAGCGTAGAGAAAGCGGCATATATTTTTTCTCGGCATACCGATGAAATTGCTTCGGCGATCCTGGTTGATATGCAGCGCGGCGCGACTGCCCTCAAAAGCAAGGGTTACTATACGGGCGAGCATCGTGATACAATATTTTGCGTTGTTGAACGGCGCCAGGTTGAACAGCTGAAGCGAATTGTACACGCTATCGACCCGCAGGCGTTCGTCATCATTTCAGATGTCTATGAGGTCGTTGGCGAAGGGTTTAAGCAGTTCGTCGCTTGAAAGAGGAGTTGTTTTGGTTACATATGCCGCACTTGAGGGCCAAGAGCTGATCGAAGCTCTCGAAGCAAAGGCGCGAAAACTTCGCGTGGATATTGTTAAGATGGTAGGTATGGCGCGCTCGGGCCACCCCGGTGGGTCGCTCTCGGCGGCTGATATTGTCGCCACGCTCTACTTCTATGAAATGAACCATAAACCCGATCAGCCGAATTGGTCTGATCGCGACCGTTTCGTATTGAGTAAGGGACATGCCGCGCCGGTGCTCTACGCCGCGCTCGCCGAAAGCGGGTATTTCCCGGTTGATGATTTATGGACACTTCGAAAAATCGACAGTCACCTGCAGGGTCATCCGGATATGCGAAAGACCCCCGGTGTTGAAATATCTACCGGCAGTCTCGGCCAGGGTTTTGCGACTGCGGTTGGTATGGCGCTTGGGTGCAGGTTGGATAATAAGTCCTCGCACGTGTATGCGCTCATCGGGGACGGTGAAAGCCAGGAGGGCATCATCTGGGAGGCCAGCATGTTTGCCGCCCAGCATAAACTCGATAACTTAGTCGGCATTCTCGACTATAATAATATGCAGATAGACGGTCTGGTAAGCGATATCGTCGATATTCAACCGGCGGCGGCCAAGTGGACGGCGTTCGGTTGGCATACAATTGAAATCGACGGCCACAATATCGCAGATATTATTCAAGCACTTGATGAAGCACGCTCGGTTAAAGGCAAACCAACGATGATTATTGCCAACACCATAAAAGGCAAGTGCGTTTCATTTATGGAAGGTCAGGTCGACTTCCACGGCAAGGCACCAAGCGATGCCGAGGTAGAACAGGCGCTTTATGAACTTGAGTGTCTAGGCCCGATTGGATAAGAGGAGAAACATGTCA
This sequence is a window from Candidatus Aquicultor sp.. Protein-coding genes within it:
- a CDS encoding YitT family protein gives rise to the protein MYENINGGGFDGVKTRFLTFARAARRNPALPLRKAAGLVKPSVGRILYEYFGITVGILITAIALDVFLIPNRLAAGGVSGFATVLHYRFGFGIGITMAIINVLLFAIGTGLNGWKYGMKTIYGAFGLSFAVDAIMPLVRAFVVTGDPIITTLYGGILSGIGMGLVFKNGGNTGGTDIVAQILQRYSNLGLGQLFLLADGFVMLTAAAVFGLKLALYGMIAVIVMGRVIDYIQEGLSVEKAAYIFSRHTDEIASAILVDMQRGATALKSKGYYTGEHRDTIFCVVERRQVEQLKRIVHAIDPQAFVIISDVYEVVGEGFKQFVA
- a CDS encoding DUF2993 domain-containing protein codes for the protein MRKVPTIAILIPIIVILGFLFVIVVPALTNSVIQSAVVDTIRHDYGVKDNAYVRIDSSMLKLVRGSIDEVYIECPHCGFDGITPKSLVVILHDVKFDVAGTILNKKGSKLKSIREADARIVFDQAGINRYVAEKYPDLKGWPLRLYPNLITAMAKVEMLGKVQVSFVPRITGDRLVLEPQDAKFDDTSTPSNDVVKELRKIGEVAARNWVHEIPIGLPVSNLPFGMKVTKVLVERGQLVVSAGK
- a CDS encoding phosphatase, with the translated sequence MNTIAYTIEADLHVHTVASGHAYSTVDEITREAAKRGLKMVAITDHGPCLPGGAHRYHFWNLRIMPPELHGVRILRGIEANIINEAGEIDLPLDYLEHLDIVLAGFHPSCGYESTTAKKNTETLIRAIQNPVIDAIVHPGNMKFPIKPEPVVEVAAQAGMALELNNSSFLPASSREFAYETDEAIARFAKEQAVPIILSSDAHIYTQVGDVMYAAALAFDVGLPAEQILNTSVEAVLDYLAKRHTRH
- a CDS encoding transketolase yields the protein MVTYAALEGQELIEALEAKARKLRVDIVKMVGMARSGHPGGSLSAADIVATLYFYEMNHKPDQPNWSDRDRFVLSKGHAAPVLYAALAESGYFPVDDLWTLRKIDSHLQGHPDMRKTPGVEISTGSLGQGFATAVGMALGCRLDNKSSHVYALIGDGESQEGIIWEASMFAAQHKLDNLVGILDYNNMQIDGLVSDIVDIQPAAAKWTAFGWHTIEIDGHNIADIIQALDEARSVKGKPTMIIANTIKGKCVSFMEGQVDFHGKAPSDAEVEQALYELECLGPIG